The nucleotide window TTCAGGCGTTTGAACCTTTTTTTATCAGGAGCGTAAGGCAGCACGTTCTGATCGCTTCCTTCCTCGGGAGTCACCTTCACAGCAGCACTCGCCgcatgtttttttaatggctAGTTATATTGTTAGCAGTCTGGCTTTTAAGGCTGGTTCATCGCAACATGATTCTTTAAATGTGTGTTtactatgtgtgtgcttgtggagAGCTCTTCATAGACCGAGAAAATCAGGATGACAGGGAAATGGTCCTGTTGATCTATTAATGGCTAGCCTTTTAACTCTGTTTAATCACAATgtgaattttttaaaaaactaaaagtctgtgcatttgtgtgtgccagCTTATGCACTGTTGGTTGTAGTTTTCACAGGAACACTAGAGACGAGTACTTTGCAAGAGAAATCCAAGTGGAAGGGTAATTTCCAGTTAacaccctggtgtgtgtgtgcgtgtgcgtgtgcgtgtgcgtgtgcgtgtgtgtgtgtgtgtgtgtgtgtgtgtgtgtgtgtgtgtggaggggttaTGTAAACACAGCTGCAAAAGGGGCTCTTTGATATTCCTGAAAAGCGTGTCAGTGACCAAACTTGCCAATTCCATCCACCAAACCTGAACCAGCAGTAGGCCTTTCACACATGAACTCTGGATGAACTCTGGAGAAGGTGGTCCGGAGATTATCAGGAATtgccctttcacacatgcaacaAGATAAGCCTCATCAAACGTATTGGAGGTACTCGTATATACTTTAGGCTAGGGCTGGCTTCTGGGTAGAGCGTGAAGGAGGCAGGACATGAAAGTATGCATTGGAAGACGCAGTGTTTTTTATCTAGAACACATCTACGTCCTAAACCATCAAGGGTCTTTGGTTCCTTGTATCTATCTTTCGATTTCTGCGTTTGCCCTTACAGAGGGAAGTTAACAAAACCCTTGGGTTGTCCAGAGACTTTTGGTGCATCTGTGAAAGGCATATAGGTCTTCGTGGCCATATAGTTAATCGGGAAAACAACAATTAACTAATAGGGTAGGGGTTGGGCATGTTGCTCAGGGATGACTTTTAGTCAACCCCGTTTATGCAATGCTAAAACTTTGTCTGTCTGAAGTTTGGCCTTCAGAGGTTGTTGTAGTAACAGATGTAATGTATTATGTTGTGAAGTATACCTTTGCCCAAAAAAAACCCATCAGTATATCTATAGAGCAGTTTTAACAGATTCTGATTGCGCCCCTTTAATTGGTAACATCATTGAAATTACTTTAGATCATTGCCTACAGAAATGCCCAGGTTATTTTAAGTTATGAGCTGGTTGATATTATACATGTTGTGACTTCAAAATGTAATTCATTCTATGGACGAGGATTAAAGTACTTATATTTTAACTTGTGAAAAATATCTACTAAGATTCTAAATAGATAGTAGTTTGATCTTCAAAATTGCATTTAATTTGACATTCTTTCCCAAAATGAATGCATGTAGATGTGCATTGAACAATTGATGACCATTTCAGAACGACCGTTATGTTTGGGACACAGCTGGACCATAGATTGAACCTTTTGAACCTGTGATTCCACAGGTCTGTCTGAGCCCACCAGCCTACAAGCTTTCCCCATCTGACAATACTTGTGTTTTTCAGCTGGGCCAGTGGCCTAGGTCCATCGCAGCCAAGTTCCAGCACCAGATCTACCCAATCACCTTCTCCGTTGGCAACCAAGAAGAGTGGAAGAAGCTGTTCAAGCCCTGTGCTGCTCAAAGGCTCTTTCTACCGGTAAGGCAGacccactgacacacatccagcCTTCTTCAACGAGCGGCCATCTTAGCTCTTAACGCTAGCTGGGTAGGGGCAAACTGAATGCGGAAAGAAAGTCCACATAGACCGGTTACTGCCGGCATTCAGCACCATGATTGTTTGAACAGCCAATTCATTGAAGTTATGTCCTTTTTCAAATTGATAATTGAATGTCTATATTGGAACAAATAAGCAGGCTACGGTGACAAATAATGTTATTTAATTAAGGATGGGCCTCGCTGGAGCCATTGAtttcttgtctttttttttcctgctttcTGAACCCGCTAAGTCACCATGTAATTGACTTCCTGAAGACATATCACTAATCAATTCAAATTTTTCCGTTGATTCAAGGAAAATTCACACATACTGCTGCGGTATGcaactccacacacactgagtgtTTCGTTACGTTTAATCAATGATTTTAAATGTACCTTGTTGTTGTTCTAATCTGAAGAAAAGACTTCATTCATCAACAGCTGTCAATTCAATTAAGCATTTGCTTGGTCTTTCATATTTACTACTCCACGTCTGCGTGCTCTACCTGCGATGCATGATACATGCTGCTCATTGTTTTCATTCACTTCAGCTTTATGTGACTTTTAAGTTAAGAGGCTATACTTAAAGTAAACGATATGATCAACTAATTTGATACTACACTGTGGTTACACTGCACTTGCTTTTTGATCATCCCAAATAATAGTGCAAAATGATCCCAACTggcatacatacgtcatcatcACATCATAATACATCATCGCCAAGTGTCCGCTGCTTAGCAGAACAACAATGggtaacaacacagagaacacaactGGCACTTTACAGAatttgttgcttatttggagccgttctactctctcactgagcgttttatacactgccaaatatgccgttttatgcacgcctttttcgtGCCACGGTCTGCGCATTTACACtccccgaggtaaattgcctgcttgagcgacaaccccaatttacccgcccggaccctgcacacattggcggattattgggtttcattctgttttaaatgcgacggctccgcggttccaggtgtgtgggggtgcttgggtagaggtgttgctgcgctttctccacagagacaacacagcatatgatcatgagcagttctaactggagagaaagtgagatcCGCgagtatggcgtcacattagtgccataatgcACTAacgtgataaaagatgcattcgggcgtattacattattccacacgcgtagatattaactgcgagcgcgcaaatgatctctgcgcgcgcaaaacagcctctcgcgcgcgcaaattacctcagcgcgcgcaaaacagcctctctcgcgcgcaaattacctcagcgcgcgcaaaacctctcgcgaaagatgtttttacgctctcgctcgaatttgattttggcactatgggggagggaaccaaggcagggcgggctttcctatgattggctgtttctgaagcgcgatatttgattgacagccctcctcagctctcctctcattcaattctgaattgtacagttaatggctgaaacgatagttacttattgtaactctagattctatgagtataggggcagccttttaaggctatcgatattgggttatccctaggcgtgagccgtagcactgaaagtttgtaatccccgaccaccaacagcgtgggcctcaataacgtccgcgtgcggcgtgcctcaacgacgtccgcatttcgcagatatagtcgggtgccggcggacgttctgctcccaataaacagcttttcttcagctatttaaaggacaatgaggccgacacttcaaaggctgcgcctatactcatagaatcgggagttacaatacgttcagccatttactgtacaattcagaattgaatgtgaggagggctgtcaatcaaatatcgcgcttcagaaacggccaatcacgtttggccgtttcacgtatcgccctgccttggttccctcccccctagtgccaaaattaaattcgagcgagagcgtaaaaacatctttcgcgagaggttttgcgcgcgctgaggtaatttgcgcgcgcgagaggctgttttgcgcgcgctgaggtaatttgcgcgcgcgagaggctgttttgcacgcgcagagatcatttgcgcgctcgcagttaatatctacgcgtgtggaataatgtaatacgcccgaatgcatcttttatcacattagtgaattatggcactaatgtgacgccatacgcGAGtggctgatcatgtgagagaaggtgatgcagtcgtatcAAACAAGATGTTGTAAGATGGTGCGCTCTACGagagaggaactgtccttactagttttttgtcgggataaaaaacaagtggtcagcaaaataaagagtATGTTGCAGTTTTTGTACTTTTGTTGTATTAAAATAGTTGAttgcgtttgtagcctacactcagacgtgaagtTATTGtggcatgcgggtgtcttcattcataaaaattaaaaacattcgggggtatgcaaattattctaaagaagTCCAGACTCCGTGCATaaccccgccttctccagtgaaccaagaacgGGGGATTTCTGATCAAACACTCAACTTCgctatcgcaccaacgtgaacacaatcgtgaaccgcttgccgccatgaTTATTGTTTAATGGGAAAGGGTCGCATGGAccatacgtcatccagctcaggttgcgtatccgtgcgtgtgcgcgtgtcggctcattagcatctgtaccgtggcctgagcacacctccaaagtgtgctcaggccacggaatTGAACTGTACTTGAGTACGGTTGGCGTGCTCACATCAGCCAAACGATCTAGACTTTAGGGCCGCACTAGGTGTCAAACGGActaacggtacagatggcctagtgtgagtgcgcccttatgccgcttttccaccgcacatgtagctcgactcgacacgacacgactcgacacgactcgacacggtagcagcgcgggtccttttccaccgcaaatagtacctccgggacgtgggcggggtcggctgcgcgaaagggccgtgacgtatttttgtacgcgacgcaaacaacccctacgtaacccacacatggacagaacccacataacaacaatggagaacatcgatgcgatggtattcgtgttcgtattattagctggcatgttgaagaagtggaatatgttggctgcggcgctgctatggctgttaccagcatggttgccatgtcgctctcgtgacttcgtcacactctctggccaatcagtggccggccgtctgccgacgtcaccttttagcatcggctcagccgcttggaacctagagcgaggcggtactagaaaaagcagccacttcaggtaccagataccatgttttcgcggtggaaacgcaaaaaaggcgagctgagtcgagtcgagtcgagtcgtgtcgagctggtaccatgcagtggaaaagcggcattagactCTGCTTTGATTGGACTCGGTCTTGACTCCGGCTTGACAAGCCCTGGTCTTGGACTCAACAAAAGTGGTCTTGACTACAGCTCTGGCTCTAACCTCTGGACTTCTCTGCCCCCTAGGTAATCCTCAAGGAGGTGGACTCACTGCTCTATGTGGACACAGACGTGCTGTTCCTCAGACCCATGGACGACATCTGGGCCTTCCTGAAGGAGTTCAACAGCACCCAGCTGGCGGCCATGGCCCCTGAGCACGAGGTGCCCAAGATAGGCTGGTACAGCCGCTTTGCACGCCACCCGTTCTATGGCGTCACAGGGGTCAACTCTGGGGTCATGCTGATGAACCTCACCAGGATCCGCAGCACAATGTTCAAAGTAAGTACTCCTTCCGTTCGGTCAGCTTTTCACACACATCTGTTGTTTGTCTCagatgtgttagtgtgttaatCTCCCCACCTGCTCGTGCTTACTGAAAGTCTCTTAAGATAAAACGGCTTGCTGAATTGCTAAATAGTCCATCGTAATGGTAATAGTCAAACACACTATTATTAAAACATTGGTGAGTTGAGatgttctaaaaaaatatatgtatcagTTTATTAAAAGCTATCTTAAAATACACACTAATTATAATTTAAGCTAATGCAAACGGTTTATTTTTGGCCCTCAAGGCTAGCCatctatgttttattttgagTTTAAGCTTGGCTTGTTTAATCTTGGCTTGGAGCCTGACTCTTTTCAAAGGGACTGAGAAGAGAACTCTCAGCAGCCTTTGATTGAGGCGGTGTGATTGCCACGCTTACATCCCAGCGCAGAGGAGGTATTGGCGGCTTGCCATTACCTCAGGCAGTAAACTGCAACTTGGGAGCAGAAATGGAAACTCTcaatcactctcactctcttatATTCTCTTATACAAACCCCCGGGTGTCAAAAGTAAAGCAGCTCTGGAGGGAAAGGAAGGAATGGATGGATAGAGGTATAGAGAGAAGTGGttggatagggagagagagggttctGGAAGggtagagaaagagggacaagggtagagagagacagaggacaaCAGAGAGccgagagaaaggaggagggaaTTAAGAGTGATCCTTGTTGGCATTCCCAACTAGGGTTCTTAAAGTACCTTGTGTCTTATTTCAGAATAGCATGATCCCTGATGGCCTCTCCTGGGAGGACCTCCTTCACCCTCTCTACCAGAAGTACAAGAACCACATCACCTGGGGAGATCAGGATCTCCTCAACATCATCTTCCACTACAACCCAGGTGGGCGGCTGTTTGCAGCTTGTTGCTGTGGAAGACTCCCTTgatagctgtctgtctgtccgcctcCCTCTTTCTTGCCCTTTTTTTCCATCTCTTTCTGCCTTCACTTACCTACCTCCTGCCCTCTTGCCCTATATCTCGCTCTTTCAAACTCTTGCGATCCctctttttcacacacacacacacacacacacacacacacacacacacacacacacacacacacacacacacacacacacacacacacacacacacacacacacacacacacacacacacacacacacttaatggtGCTATAACTGGTTATGAAACTTTTTGCAAAAACAGTAAACAACATATTGGAATACTAATCAATGCCTACACATCGATTCCAGGGACTTATTGCCCACCTACTTTCAATGTCTTAATGTATTGCAGGGTAGAACATTGATAAATGTCAGTACATTCCTCTTTTCTGAGTCAATGTTTTTGGTTAAAATAGAGGTGGGGATAGTGCTGCCTCCAAACTCTTTGGTCATGTGTGACGATTTGTAATCCAGCTCTGTTTTAATTCTTAATAAAGTAAAAGGACAGTTGGTGCAGCAGCCTGTAGCATGAATATAAATTTGTAAACGCACAATCCTGGGGTAAGTTCCCTTTGGCAATGTTTGTCTGAAAACAgccctgtgggtgtgtgtgtttacaataGTGTTGGTGTATGTATTTGGGTTGCGGTGTTTAATTGCCACTCTTTTAGCAAAAGCAGTAAATCCACGcttgatatttatttatctagAGGTAAAAGCTTTTGAAATGCTTTTCAAAtagggagcttttcaattctgTATCAACATGTCCACATGTGATGGATTAGACTGATCTTCTCTCTTCATCCCTTGATTGCTCAGCATAGTCTGCAATAAGAAGATACAGCACAATGTTAAGGGTTTTATTTCAGTCTGGGATGTGACAAAAAACATACGTAAGAAATACAACGAACTAACACAATGCAATGAAACGGGCCTGCCCAAGAATGACGGATAAGATAAATCCTTGCATGACACTCGCAAACAAGCCAAAGCCTTTCTACACAGCTTTTAGTCTTTTGATCCTGATTGCACATTGATTTATTGCATTGTGGCAACGTCTAGCCTAACATTATCGTTGTTATTACTgtcatgattattattactattgttaCTGTTATTATCGTCGTCTCAAATGTATGATTGTTACTTGTTTTACTGTCGTtcgttttgctttgttttttgattttttaGCACTTTGgtcagctgtttttttttttttttttaatgtgctttacaaataaatttacatttacatttacatttacacattTATATGTAATGTATCGACTAAATCTTCTTGGGACTTAATTTGTATGTGATGATGGGTGATGTTTAaacatctctctcccctactctctcactctcattctgTTACtctatccctcactctctttcttagAGTGTCTCTTCACCTTCCCCTGCCTCTGGAACTACAGGCCAGACCACTGCATGTACGGGAGCAACTGtaaggaggctgaggaggagggggtctcCATTCTGCATGGCAACCGCGGAGTGTACCACGACGACAAACAGCCAGCCTTCAAAGTGATTTACGACGCAATACGGGATGTAAGTGAGACAAGGCATAGTTGTTTGGATTTTCAGGAACAATGAGTCCCCGTGAACGGGAGAAACGGGACAGATAATGGAAAACATATGGTAAAATATTGCATTCACAAAAAACATAACATGTTATTTTTGGTGGACAATAGGATGCTGTGAGTACATCCACACTGACCATGGGTGGTGCAAGATGTGAAAAAGAACACCGCATTCCCTTTTGTAAAAACAATAATATTTGTGTATTCTACTACTAAAGACATCCTAAAGAGTATAAAACCACTGAATAGTTTGCACAGAACATGGAAAAGTTTACCAAATGTATTTCACCATTCCCAAACCATGCCAAACACTAGAGTTAGCCTTGAGTAACCCAACACGgcatattgtttttattattctgTTTGTCTTTCATCTCCGGGTTTCATTTCCCCCGCATATTTAATATTTTGGCTTGGAATTATAATGTTGGGTTCATTTCCTGGCAGTGGTCAACGCTACTTCTACTTCCCTGAGATTAAGCTTCTTAAGGACTAGTGCAGTAGTCATTTCTGAATTAACCCATCCGTCTTCCTTCTGTTGCCAATaacatttgattatttttgcCACATCAAGGAAACCCCAGCTTTTGCACCACAACTCAACTAACATCCACGgctgtgtttcattatttatttactctctctctcaccctctacgTCCTGCTCTTCCTTTCTACAGTTTCCATTGGAGGACAACCTCTTCCAGTCTCTGTTCTACCCCATCCAGACCAAGTTTCTGGACACGGTCAACACCCTGTGTGGTCGCATACCGCAGGTGTTCCTCAAGCAGGTGGAGAAGACCATGAGGAAAGTGTACGAGCTGAAAGTGGTCCGCCATGTGCGACCGCATCACTGACCGACTGTGATGGAGCCACCCGCTACCCATGGAGAGAGTGGCCCCATCCCGCCTGGCATTTAACTTACACTCTACATTTCTT belongs to Gadus morhua chromosome 13, gadMor3.0, whole genome shotgun sequence and includes:
- the gxylt2 gene encoding glucoside xylosyltransferase 2 isoform X2, which translates into the protein MRIHCKLFVIAVCLGVFLLLYFFGGNSADEQLLKEVKEDNPSPSAPSEVVHKVASKFTYRKHHELNVAAGEAPKERKNGNSINRVANVNTKRLKTNGGRPGSRRAPAEEVMHLAVVACGNRLEETLIMVKSALLFSVKKIKFHIFAEDPLAAHFEKGLGQWPRSIAAKFQHQIYPITFSVGNQEEWKKLFKPCAAQRLFLPVILKEVDSLLYVDTDVLFLRPMDDIWAFLKEFNSTQLAAMAPEHEVPKIGWYSRFARHPFYGVTGVNSGVMLMNLTRIRSTMFKNSMIPDGLSWEDLLHPLYQKYKNHITWGDQDLLNIIFHYNPECLFTFPCLWNYRPDHCMYGSNCKEAEEEGVSILHGNRGVYHDDKQPAFKVIYDAIRDFPLEDNLFQSLFYPIQTKFLDTVNTLCGRIPQVFLKQVEKTMRKVYELKVVRHVRPHH
- the gxylt2 gene encoding glucoside xylosyltransferase 2 isoform X1; protein product: MRIHCKLFVIAVCLGVFLLLYFFGGNSADEQLLKEVKEDNPSPSAPSEVVHKVASKFTYRKHHELNVAAGEAPKERKNGNSINRVANVNTKSRLKTNGGRPGSRRAPAEEVMHLAVVACGNRLEETLIMVKSALLFSVKKIKFHIFAEDPLAAHFEKGLGQWPRSIAAKFQHQIYPITFSVGNQEEWKKLFKPCAAQRLFLPVILKEVDSLLYVDTDVLFLRPMDDIWAFLKEFNSTQLAAMAPEHEVPKIGWYSRFARHPFYGVTGVNSGVMLMNLTRIRSTMFKNSMIPDGLSWEDLLHPLYQKYKNHITWGDQDLLNIIFHYNPECLFTFPCLWNYRPDHCMYGSNCKEAEEEGVSILHGNRGVYHDDKQPAFKVIYDAIRDFPLEDNLFQSLFYPIQTKFLDTVNTLCGRIPQVFLKQVEKTMRKVYELKVVRHVRPHH